In the Manis javanica isolate MJ-LG chromosome 12, MJ_LKY, whole genome shotgun sequence genome, CCTTCCCCCGACTCCAGGGACCCCAGGAAAAGCATGCAAGCAGTGCCGGGAGGCCTGGTCTCTCCCAGGCTTCTTCTGctaaaacaacacaaagtcccagaGGCAGTGGGTCAGAAGGTATTTGACAAGATAGAGATTTTCTGTTCAGCAAACCAAGAGCTTCAACTGTCAATTGCCCTAGTTTCAAATTCTTCCTCACAGACTCAAAAGAACGGAGTTGTACGCATGGGggagtgtggtgggggtgggtgggggggttaGGGCAGTTCTACAGCTGAGAGGGATGGCCTTTACCCAGGCAGGTCAGGCTGGCATGTGGGTCTATGTCATTTGTGATGTCAGAGGCACCAGTTCTGGCTGGAAAAGGCCCCTCTGAGAATCTGGCATCTTCCCGTTGCTGTTTAACACACTAATGCCCAGGGAGGCAGGACACAACCTCTGTCTCCGTGAACTTTTTAGCAAGAAGGGCTGGCAGAGGCTGCAGGTGCTGGGGAAGTGTGGGTGGTGAGGAATGCCGGGAGTGCAGAGAGCACTCCAAATGCCCCAGCTTTGCCAGATTCAGGGAAACTTCAATCCATGTTTTAATCCTGGGACGCTTGGAAAGCTCCTGCAAAACGGTTTGTACCCGGCCGCAGGAGAGTGTGACCGTTCTAGGAATGTCAGTAGGCACCCTCCTCTCCGCCCCATACTTCAGGAGAGTGAGAAGGGAAGGGATACACAGCAGTGGGTGCACGGACAGAGCGGGTAGCCAAGGACCAGAAAATTCTGTGCCGTTAGTGCCTCACACCCTTTCCCCACACCGCCAAGTCGCGGCATCTTATTCCTGGCTTTCTTCCCGTGACCCCGCGGCGCTTCCACGCCGAGCCTCCCGCAGCATCCCAAGCTGCACACAGTCCAAGAAACTCCCAGCGCCAATACCCCTAGTCCcacttctgtcccttccgccCCCACTTCCCTTGTCACTTGCGCACCCCAAGGCTTTCCCGTGCCTTCTCTCTCCCGGAAGCTCCTAGATCTTTGCTCTGCCGAGTCCATCCTCTCTCCACCAACCACCCCTGCCCTCAGGTTGTCTAACCCCCTGCATCTCCCGTGTACTCGATCCTTCCCCGGCCCGCCCCGCGCCATCTGCGAGGCCTCGCGCTAGGCACCTCCCCTttgtgggcctcagtttacctAAGTGCTCAACGAGGGGGGCCGGCCTAAAGGGTTACAACTTGGGGCCTTCTCCCCCGCCGCCGCCACCCCCGCTCCGCGCCCTCCGGGGCCGCGCTCAGTCTCACCTGGTGACACGGGCCCGGCGGCTTGCAGAGCCCTGCAGGCGGCCGCCTGGACCGCCAGACTGGAGGCCGGGTGGCCCGGGCAGTAGGCGGCCGCTTGCACGGGGCCCCCCGCCTGGCGGCCGAACACGGCGCGCAGCAGCGCCTCCAGGAGCCGCAACCCCGGAGCCTCCGCGTCCTCGGGGCCGGCTTCGGCCACCAGCACCCCGACCAGCGCCGCGCCAGCCCGCCGCCGGCCGCGCACGTCCCTCAGCATCTCCCGCAGGCGGCGCCGCGGCTCCCGGGCGGCCAGCGACGACGCGCGGCACAGCACGAAGACGAGCGGCGAGCGGAGGGCGCGCGACCCCGCTGTCCCGGGCGCCCGCTGCGCCCCCGGCGCCGGCGCCGCGGAGCCCTCGGCCTCCGCACGGCCGGGCTTGCCCGCGGCTTTCTCCGGCGGGAACAGGGCGCGGGCGAAGTCCCGCAGCAGGGCGCGGCTCTGCTCGCGCTCCCACAGCTCGCCCACCAGCAGCACCTGCCCGCGGCCGCCCGCCGCCTCCACCAGCGCCTGAAAGGGCGGCGCCGCCGCGCGCGCGGGCCGGGCTTCCAGCTCCTCCAGCTCGCGCTCCATGCTGGCGCCGCCTTCTCTCTGCCCCGCCGCGGTCCTGCTGCGCCCCTGGCCGGCTGCTCCAGGCGGCGGCGCCCGGGCCCGGGAGGACACGCCCCCAAGGGCCGCGGCCCGCTGGACCCCGGGCCCGCGGGgcgggcgggggcctggggcttcTCCCGAGCCCTCTAGCGGGGCTGCTCCCCTAGCCCCTGTGGCGGACGCTGGGATCCCGAGCCGGCCCTCCATCCATCAGCCCACCCGTTCATCCGTTCAACATGTGTCGAGCACCTGTTAGGTGCAGGGCAGCCGAAGGTGGAGGAACACAGAAAATTACGAGGTGAACAAACACACCTTCACAAGTTAGATCGGTCTGAGACCTGGCGCAGATCTTTCTGAGGAGTCCCTGTGGTTTGGGGACTGTAACTTTTGGAGGCAGGGCCTGCCTCTAACTGTGCCGCTTTGGAgttggggggtgggcaggggcgggGGTCCACCagagaagggggtagggaggtaagaaaagaagagaagcgGGGTTTCTTCTGTTCCTCCTGCCGCTTGACTCACATGTGGGACCTTTAGCATGTACAAAAACTAATTGAGGGCTCATTATTTCAACAAGTACTTATCACCTGCAGGGCACCGGGGGGGGATGGGGGGCTGAAACCCAAGGCAGAGGGTGTTGCTCCCTTTGGAGCAGAGACTCAAGGGGAGCCAGTGTGAAGTGCTGATGGTGCTTTGATCTAGTTCGGGGGCAAAGGGGACAAGAGGAGGTCAGTAGTCCAGGTCAGAAGCAGGAATGCACTTCCTTTCATTTCAGAATCTAGAGCAGCTTTGCAACAGAACATTCTATGGTGATGCAAATGTTTTATATTATCTGTACCAATGCAGTAGTAACTAACCATGTGTGGCAATTACTGAGCATGTGAAATCTGGCTGGTGcagctgaggaactgaattttacattttatttaatttcaactaAATGCAAATAGCTGGATGTGGTTAGTAGTTATGGCATTGGACAGTGCTGGTCAAGACTCTTTACTTTCTCTGTTACACAGTATAGACCAAAGGTCCTTTTGGGTCAAGAAGATGATAATACTCAGGTCTCTCCTCTATGTAATTCTCAATCTGCTCTTCTAGTAACCCTGTGTCCTGCCCCCTATAATTATGCTGAAACATCTCCCCTGGGAGGATGTATGTCCATTTGATAAAGCAATCCTTTTTTGAGCCTCTACAGTGTGCAAGAAGCAGGGATTCAAAGATGTACACACAGGCTTGTCCTAGGGCTGATCACCCAGCAGTTGTTTTAGCCAGTGTTTGGCGGAGGGGCCCCAGATCTTTGTTGGGTTTCTAGTTAATATGACCTTTTGCCCCTGTATACCATCTTTGTTCAGAGTGGAGatccagggctgggctgggaaaaGCCCAAGATCTGGAGCAAAAAGCCCTGGGCTGGAATCAGGGTTGGGGCCCAGCACCAGCTCACTAATTCGGTCACTCAGCCTGTGTTTATGGAGCATCTCTGCCATGCACTCCTCCTGTACTCTCTGACAAGGCTTGCCTAAACCAACGtgctctgtctctccaggtatctATTCGCTAGCTCTAAATTCCCAGGTAACAATTCCAAACTTCCCAGTAGTGGGATGGAGGATGGATCAGAGAGGCGTGAGTGTTAAACAAAGGTCAGAGTCCAGGGCCAGTGAAGTTTATCTTTCCTTGTGTTATTTGCATGGCAAAGGTTCAGGTACTAAATTAACAAGAAGCTGcaaagaccttaaaaaaaaaaggcaggaggcCAAGaatattcttcctcctctctctccacgCCCTGGAATATATCTTAAAACAAATAGGCTTCTTCATATTTCTCTGGTGTTCAAAGGAGATGTAGAGTGAAGCCAGGATTTCTGAAACAATGTGCTTCCAGCCGAGCATGGCAGGTAGAGTGAACCAGAGGTGCTGACGGGAAATCACGGGGTAATCTGGGAGTTGCTTgtactttctttctcctttccttattCCTTCTTACGCGATgtcttctcctcccctccccttgtcCGCACCTTTGCCTCTTCTCTTTCCCATCACCCTTTCTTCCGGGGCTGTGGAGGCTTTAAGGGCTTCCTGGGGAGCCAGATAGAGGGAGAAAGATCTTAAATGTGAGGAAGATcatggaggagaaggaaattGGGGGAGCCCCCAGGACCCACAGAAGAATGAGGCTGGGGTGGAAGGAGGCATAAGTCTGACAGGGGCTGCGGCCGCCCACCCTGCCG is a window encoding:
- the C12H2orf72 gene encoding uncharacterized protein C2orf72 homolog isoform X3 — translated: MEGRLGIPASATGARGAAPLEGSGEAPGPRPPRGPGVQRAAALGGVSSRARAPPPGAAGQGRSRTAAGQREGGASMERELEELEARPARAAAPPFQALVEAAGGRGQVLLVGELWEREQSRALLRDFARALFPPEKAAGKPGRAEAEGSAAPAPGAQRAPGTAGSRALRSPLVFVLCRASSLAAREPRRRLREMLRDVRGRRRAGAALVGVLVAEAGPEDAEAPGLRLLEALLRAVFGRQAGGPVQAAAYCPGHPASSLAVQAAACRALQAAGPVSPDNFQAPEEELALTALFPNGDFEDLGKGSSACDGVVHTPTEPAGDSR
- the C12H2orf72 gene encoding uncharacterized protein C2orf72 homolog isoform X2 translates to MEGRLGIPASATGARGAAPLEGSGEAPGPRPPRGPGVQRAAALGGVSSRARAPPPGAAGQGRSRTAAGQREGGASMERELEELEARPARAAAPPFQALVEAAGGRGQVLLVGELWEREQSRALLRDFARALFPPEKAAGKPGRAEAEGSAAPAPGAQRAPGTAGSRALRSPLVFVLCRASSLAAREPRRRLREMLRDVRGRRRAGAALVGVLVAEAGPEDAEAPGLRLLEALLRAVFGRQAGGPVQAAAYCPGHPASSLAVQAAACRALQAAGPVSPEEAWERPGLPALLACFSWGPWSRGKDPDAAFPSGPAQDNFQAPEEELALTALFPNGDFEDLGKGSSACDGVVHTPTEPAGDSR
- the C12H2orf72 gene encoding uncharacterized protein C2orf72 homolog isoform X1; the protein is MEGRLGIPASATGARGAAPLEGSGEAPGPRPPRGPGVQRAAALGGVSSRARAPPPGAAGQGRSRTAAGQREGGASMERELEELEARPARAAAPPFQALVEAAGGRGQVLLVGELWEREQSRALLRDFARALFPPEKAAGKPGRAEAEGSAAPAPGAQRAPGTAGSRALRSPLVFVLCRASSLAAREPRRRLREMLRDVRGRRRAGAALVGVLVAEAGPEDAEAPGLRLLEALLRAVFGRQAGGPVQAAAYCPGHPASSLAVQAAACRALQAAGPVSPAEEAWERPGLPALLACFSWGPWSRGKDPDAAFPSGPAQDNFQAPEEELALTALFPNGDFEDLGKGSSACDGVVHTPTEPAGDSR